CCAGCGAGCAGGTGCCGGCAGTCGGGCGCCAGTGGAATTTGACGAAGCGCGATTTGCCCTCGGCATTGATCAGGCGGAAGGTGTGCACGCCGAAGCCCTGCATGCTGCGCAGGCTTTTCGGGATCGCCCGGTCGGACATCGCCCAAATCACCATGTGCGCCGATTCCGGCACCAGCGAAACAAAGTCCCAGAAGGTGTCGTGCGCCGAGCCGCCGGTAGGAATTTCGTTGTGCGGCTCGGGTTTTACCGCGTGTACGAAATCGGGAAACTTGATTGCGTCCTGAATGAAGAACACTGGCATGTTGTTGCCGACCAGGTCGAAGTTGCCCTCGTCGGTGAAGAACTTCACCGCAAAGCCACGGACGTCACGCACGGTATCGCCGGAACCGCGTGGGCCCTGCACGGTGGAAAAGCGCACGAACACCGGGGTTTTCTTGCCCGGATCCTGTAGGAAACCAGCCTTGGTCAGCGCCGCATGGTTCTCATAAGCCTGAAAGAAACCGTGCGCGCCGGTGCCACGGGCGTGGACGATGCGCTCCGGAATCCGCTCATGGTCAAAATGCGTGATCTTTTCACGCATGATGAAATCTTCCAGCAGCGACGGGCCACGGGGTCCGGCCTTGAGCGTGTTCTGGTTGTCGGCAATCTTCACACCCTGATTGGTGCGCAGCGCCTGACCGGTAGCGTCAGAGCGGAATTTTTCCAGGCTGTCGAGCTTGGTATTGGTGTTGGCGCGATCCTGGGTATCGGTCCCGGCCATCTCGCTTTTATCAGGTGCAGGCTTTTTGATGCTCATCAGACGTAAACTCCTCGTTTGGCCCCGGATGCCTTCCGAAGACCCTTGAGTGATTCCCGGGCACGGCACCCAGGGTTTCAAGTCGCTTACTTAGTGACTGATGAGAGTTTTAGCCGTTCCGTTTATCTGACCTTTGATCGCGTTATTGCCAAATTGAAGGTTAATTGCGAAATAAATGCTAAGAACCTCTATACGGACAGGCTAAAATGCGCGCCCGGCTAACCGCTGATCCTTTTCTAACGCGCCCCACAAGGTTCGCTACGTGATCGAGTTTCAAAACGTCCACAAAACTTACCGCGTCGCCGGTAAGGATATTCCCGCGCTGCACCCGACCAGTCTCGCCATCGAGAATGGCCAGGTGTTCGGCCTGATTGGCCATTCCGGTGCGGGAAAAAGTACCCTGCTGCGTCTGATCAATCGCCTGGAAGACTCCAGTGGCGGCAAGATCATCGTCGACGGCGAAGAAGTCACCGCACTGGACGCCAACGGCCTGCGCCGTTTCCGCCAGCAGGTCGGGATGATTTTCCAGCACTTCAATCTGCTCGCCTCCAAGACCGTGGCCGACAACGTTGCCTTGCCGCTGACGCTGGCCGGTGAGCTGTCGGGCAGTGACATCGACAAGCGCGTGGCTGAATTGCTGGCGCGGGTCGGTCTGTCTGACCACGCGAAGAAATACCCGGCGCAATTGTCCGGCGGCCAGAAGCAGCGCGTCGGCATCGCCCGTGCACTGGCGACCAAGCCGAAAATTCTGCTGTGCGACGAGGCCACCAGTGCTCTCGACCCGCAGACCACGGCGTCGGTCCTGCAATTGCTGGCCGAGATCAACCGCGAGCTGAAACTGACCATCGTCCTGATCACCCACGAGATGGATGTGATCCGTCGCGTCTGCGATCAGGTCGCGGTGATGGATGCCGGCGTGATCGTCGAGCAAGGTTCGGTGGCCGAGGTGTTCCTGCATCCGAAGCATCCGACTACCAAGCGTTTCGTTCAGGAAAGCGAGCAGATCGACGAAAGCGAGCAGCGTGACGATTTTGCACACGTGCCGGGGCGCATCGTGCGTCTGACCTTCCAGGGCGAAGCGACCTACGCGCCGTTGCTCGGCACCGTCGCCCGGGAAACCGGCGTCGACTACAGCATCCTCGCCGGTCGTATCGACCGCATCAAAGACATTCCGTACGGGCAACTGACCCTCGCCGTCACCGGTGGCGACATGGAAGCGGCGTTCGCCCGCTTCACCGCCGCTGACGTTCACATGGAGGTGTTGCGCTGATGGAAGACCTGATGAGTTTCTTCACCAATATCGACTGGTACGAAATCTGGCTGGCCACCGGCGACACCATGCTCATGCTCGGTGGTTCGCTGCTGTTTACGGTGTTGCTCGGGTTGCCGCTGGGTGTGTTGCTGTTTTTGTGCAGCCCACGTCAATTGCTGGAAAACCGTGGCCTCTACGCGGTGATGTCGCTGGCGGTGAACATTCTGCGCTCGCTGCCGTTCATTATCCTGTTGATCGTGATGATCCCGTTCACCGTGCTGATCACCGGCACCTCGTTGGGCGTGGCCGGTGCGATTCCGCCGCTGGTGGTCGGCGCCACACCGTTCTTCGCGCGTCTGGTGGAAACTGCACTGCGTGAAGTCGATCGCGGCATCATCGAAGCGACCCAGTCGATGGGCGCGACTACGCGGCAGATCATCATGAACGCCTTGCTGCCGGAAGCCCGTCCAGGCATTTTCGCAGCGATTACGGTGACAGCGATTACACTGGTGTCCTACACGGCGATGGCTGGTGTGGTGGGCGCCGGTGGTCTCGGTGACTTGGCGATCCGTTTCGGTTACCAGCGTTTCCAGACTGACGTCATGATCGTCACCGTGGTGTTGCTGTTGATCCTGGTGCAAGTGCTGCAAATGGTCGGCGACCGTCTGGTCGTGCATTTCTCGCGCAAATAACTGGTTTCGATCATCGAGAGAGGCGCTGGCCATAAGCTGGCGAGCGCCCTGAAAAGGAGTTAGCTGAATGAAAAAACTGATCGCTGCTTTTGCTGCCGTTGCGGCATTCTCGGCCCACGCCGAAACCCTGACCGTTGCTGCTACCCCGGTGCCGCACGCGGAAATCCTCGAGTTCGTGAAGCCTGCCCTGGCCAAGGAAGGCGTGGACCTGAAGGTCAAAGTCTTCACCGACTACATTCAGCCGAACGTGCAGGTCGCCGAAAAGCGCCTCGACGCCAACTTCTTCCAGCACCAGCCGTATCTGGATGAGTTCAACAAAGCCAAGGGCACCAGCCTCGTTGCGGTGACCGGCGTGCATCTGGAGCCGCTGGGCGCTTACTCGAGCAAGTTGAAGGATCTGAAAGAGCTGCCAAGCGGTGCCAACGTGGTCATCCCGAACGACGCCACCAATGGCGGACGTGCGCTGTTGCTGCTGGCCAAGGCGGGCGTGATTACCCTGAAGGATCCGACCAACATCCTGGCGACCATCAAAGACATCGCGCAGAACCCGAAAGACCTGAAATTCCGTGAACTGGAAGCCGCGACCATCCCGCGCGTGCTGACCCAGGTCGATCTGGCACTGATCAACACCAACTACGCGCTGGAAGCCAAGCTCGATCCATCCAAGGATGCGCTGGTGATCGAAGGCAACGACTCGCCTTACGTGAACATCCTCGTGTCCCGCGCGGACAACAAGGACAGCGACGCGATGAAGAAACTGGCCGCTGCGCTGCACAGCCCGGAAGTGAAGCAGTTCATCACCGAGAAGTACAAAGGTGCGGTATTGCCGGCGTTCTGATTCCGGTTGCTGCAATGAAAAAGGGGACGCCATGTGCGTCCCCTTTTTTGTGCCCGGTGTTCGGCTTTGGACCTGCTGTGAAGCTTCCCCTCACCCCAGCCCTCTCCCGCGGGAGAGGGAGCCGACCGAGGTGTCTGGCGCCATGCATCGACCTGAAAGGTCTTGGCGATTCTGGATTCAATGCAGCACGTTCAATTCGATGTAGCTCCCCAACTTTCCCCATTCAGTCCCCTCTCCCTCTGGGAGAGGGCTAGGGTGAGGGGCTTTCAAGGGGCCGACCGAGGTGTCTGGCGCCATACATCGACCTGAAAGATCCAGGCGATTCTGGATTCAATGCAGCACGTTCAATCCGATGTAGCTCCCCAATATTCCCCATTCAGTTCCCTCTCCCTCCGGGAGAGGGCTAGGGTGAGGGGCTTTCAAAGGGCGACCGAGGTGTCTGGCGCCATACACGACCTGAAAGATCCAGGCGATTCTGGATTCAATGCAGCACGTTCAATTCGATGTAGCTCCCCAATATTCCCCATTCAGTCCCCTCTCCCTCTGGGAGAGGGCTAGGGTGAGGGGCTTTTCGCTCTTCAGCTTTTATTTGCGCTCAAGCATCCCCGGCAACTGCGCAACCAGCTTGGCATTGTTCAATGGCGCTCGGATAAACCCGCGCTGCGTGCCATCCGGGCCGATCACCGCGAGGTTGCCGCTGTGATCCACCGTGTAATTCGGCTTGCTCGTATCCGCCGGAATAAACGGAATGCTCACCGCGTTCGCGACCTTCTGCAGCTCTTCAATCGAGGTCGGCGTCAGGCCGATGAACTGCGGATCAAAGTAGCCCAGATATTGTTTCAACTGCTTCGGCGTATCGCGGTTGGGGTCAACGCTGACCAGCACGATCTGCAACTTGTCCACAGACTCCTTGGGCAGTTCGCTCTTGATCTGCCGCAGTTGCGCCAACGTCGTTGGACAAATGTCCGGACAGAAGGTGTAGCCGAAAAACAGCAGGCTCCACTTGCCTTTCAGCTCATCGATAGCGACCGGTTTACCGTCTTGATCGGTCATCGTCACGTCGGGCAGGTTGCGGCTCTGTGGCAGCAGGATAATGCCGGCGTCGATCAGTGCAGTGGGGTCGCCCTGGCCTTTGCCGCTCAGCACTTTGTTGACGGTGAGCCCGAGGATCAACGCGATCACGGCGACGAGGATGAAAACGGTTTTCTGGGTTCGGGTCATAGGTTCAACAGTAAGTAGTGGTCTACGAGCAGGGCGATAAACAACAGGAACAAGTACCAAATAGAGTACTTGAAGGTGTTGATCGCCGCGTGCGGCCGAGTGCCACGGTACAGCACCACAGCCCATTGCAGAAACCTCGCGCCCAAGGCCAGCGCGCAGATCAGATAGAGAACGCCGCTCATATGAATCACATACGGGAGCAGACTCACCGCGAGCAGCGCGAAGGTGTACAGCAAAATGTGCACTTTGGTGTAGTGCTCGCCGTGGGTGACCGGCAACATCGGTATGTCGGCCTTGGCGTATTCCTCCTTGCGATGGATGGCCAGTGCCCAGAAATGCGGCGGTGTCCAGGCGAAGATGATCAGCACCAGCAGCAACGGTTCGGCGCTGACGTGACCGGTCGCAGCGGTCCAGCCCAGCAGCGGCGGAGCGGCGCCGGCGAGGCCACCGATGACGATATTCTGCGGTGTCGCACGTTTGAGAAACCCGGTGTAGACCACCGCGTAGCCAAGCAGCGAGGCCAGCGTCAGCCATGCCGTCAGCGGATTGGTGAACGTCAGCAACAAGGCCTGCCCGAGTAGCGCCAGCACCAGTGCAAACGTCAGCGCCGCCGCAGGCGAAACCCGACCTTCGGCCAGCGGCCGCTTGTGGGTGCGCGCCATGACCGCATCGATGCGCCGATCGACCACATGGTTCACAGCGGCCGCGCCACCGGCGCACAGCGCGATGCCCAGATTGCCGAACACCAGCACTGTCCATGGCACGCCGGCACGGGTCGCGAGAAACATGCCGACCAGCGAGGTGATCAGCATCAGCACCACGACTTTCGGTTTGGTCAACTCCAGGTAATCACGCCACAGCGCTTGCGTCGGACGCTCGCCGATCAGACTCGCCATGGCGTTTCTCCTTTTAGAGCGATGGGCGCGATGACAGGTTTATTCGCACCAAAGCGCCAGCGCGCATGGGCCGGCCGGGTCGCCCGGACCAGGCCGGTGCGCGCGTGATAGTTGACCAGCACCAGCGTCAGTAACAGCGCCGCGCCGCCCGCGTTATGCGCAACAGCCACCGGCAGCGGCAGGTGAAACAACACGTTGCTGACGCCGAGGGTGATTTGCGCGGCGAGGGCAATCAGCACCAATCCCGCCAGACGTGTCATGCCGACGACTTTCAACTGCCAGGCCAGCCCGAGCAGCACCAACGTCACCAGCAATGCGCCGATGCGATGGGTAAGGTGGATCGCCGTGCGTGCATCGCTGTCGAGCTGTCCGCCGAGATAATTCGGGCCGATGTGTTGGGTCAGATGAAAGCCGTTGGCGAAATCCGCTGGCGGCAACCATTGGCCGTGGCAAGTCGGGAAATCGATGCAGGCCACTGCCGCGTAATTGGAACTGACCCAGCCACCCAAGGCGATCTGACCAATGACCAGCAACAGGCCCGCCGTCGCCCAATACTGCAAGCGCTTGGGCACGGTCAGCGCCGGCAGCACGCCGGACAATCGCAACGTCAGCAAAAACAGCAGACTCAACGTAGCGAAACCGCCGAGCAAATGCCCGGTCACCACCTGCGGCCAGAGCTTGAGCGTCACCGTCCACATGCCGAACGCCGCTTGGGC
This window of the Pseudomonas fluorescens genome carries:
- a CDS encoding COX15/CtaA family protein, whose translation is MAKPGFRLALFATLLALIVVLLGAYTRLTHAGLGCPDWPGCYGFISVPKSEAQLAHAELHYPDSPVEAHKGWNEMIHRYFAGTLGLLISVLAGRAWVNRRHPGLPLKLPLFLLAVVIAQAAFGMWTVTLKLWPQVVTGHLLGGFATLSLLFLLTLRLSGVLPALTVPKRLQYWATAGLLLVIGQIALGGWVSSNYAAVACIDFPTCHGQWLPPADFANGFHLTQHIGPNYLGGQLDSDARTAIHLTHRIGALLVTLVLLGLAWQLKVVGMTRLAGLVLIALAAQITLGVSNVLFHLPLPVAVAHNAGGAALLLTLVLVNYHARTGLVRATRPAHARWRFGANKPVIAPIALKGETPWRV
- a CDS encoding SCO family protein; protein product: MTRTQKTVFILVAVIALILGLTVNKVLSGKGQGDPTALIDAGIILLPQSRNLPDVTMTDQDGKPVAIDELKGKWSLLFFGYTFCPDICPTTLAQLRQIKSELPKESVDKLQIVLVSVDPNRDTPKQLKQYLGYFDPQFIGLTPTSIEELQKVANAVSIPFIPADTSKPNYTVDHSGNLAVIGPDGTQRGFIRAPLNNAKLVAQLPGMLERK
- a CDS encoding MetQ/NlpA family ABC transporter substrate-binding protein, giving the protein MKKLIAAFAAVAAFSAHAETLTVAATPVPHAEILEFVKPALAKEGVDLKVKVFTDYIQPNVQVAEKRLDANFFQHQPYLDEFNKAKGTSLVAVTGVHLEPLGAYSSKLKDLKELPSGANVVIPNDATNGGRALLLLAKAGVITLKDPTNILATIKDIAQNPKDLKFRELEAATIPRVLTQVDLALINTNYALEAKLDPSKDALVIEGNDSPYVNILVSRADNKDSDAMKKLAAALHSPEVKQFITEKYKGAVLPAF
- a CDS encoding methionine ABC transporter permease, giving the protein MEDLMSFFTNIDWYEIWLATGDTMLMLGGSLLFTVLLGLPLGVLLFLCSPRQLLENRGLYAVMSLAVNILRSLPFIILLIVMIPFTVLITGTSLGVAGAIPPLVVGATPFFARLVETALREVDRGIIEATQSMGATTRQIIMNALLPEARPGIFAAITVTAITLVSYTAMAGVVGAGGLGDLAIRFGYQRFQTDVMIVTVVLLLILVQVLQMVGDRLVVHFSRK
- the cyoE gene encoding heme o synthase gives rise to the protein MASLIGERPTQALWRDYLELTKPKVVVLMLITSLVGMFLATRAGVPWTVLVFGNLGIALCAGGAAAVNHVVDRRIDAVMARTHKRPLAEGRVSPAAALTFALVLALLGQALLLTFTNPLTAWLTLASLLGYAVVYTGFLKRATPQNIVIGGLAGAAPPLLGWTAATGHVSAEPLLLVLIIFAWTPPHFWALAIHRKEEYAKADIPMLPVTHGEHYTKVHILLYTFALLAVSLLPYVIHMSGVLYLICALALGARFLQWAVVLYRGTRPHAAINTFKYSIWYLFLLFIALLVDHYLLLNL
- a CDS encoding methionine ABC transporter ATP-binding protein, with product MIEFQNVHKTYRVAGKDIPALHPTSLAIENGQVFGLIGHSGAGKSTLLRLINRLEDSSGGKIIVDGEEVTALDANGLRRFRQQVGMIFQHFNLLASKTVADNVALPLTLAGELSGSDIDKRVAELLARVGLSDHAKKYPAQLSGGQKQRVGIARALATKPKILLCDEATSALDPQTTASVLQLLAEINRELKLTIVLITHEMDVIRRVCDQVAVMDAGVIVEQGSVAEVFLHPKHPTTKRFVQESEQIDESEQRDDFAHVPGRIVRLTFQGEATYAPLLGTVARETGVDYSILAGRIDRIKDIPYGQLTLAVTGGDMEAAFARFTAADVHMEVLR